In Nitrosarchaeum koreense MY1, one genomic interval encodes:
- a CDS encoding thrombospondin type 3 repeat-containing protein, protein MGFIFLFLAIIIGISTSPVFAATDDLDRDGVTDETDSCPNLQEDYDGVIDGCPSNFVPWYDEDFDGIQDNIDQCPSLRENYNKFQDTDGCPDTTPGTTGGPPDSDGDGFIDVLDLCPTQPETFNGIFDTDGCPDTFGSGSDRDRDGVPDHLDSCPLSAETYNKFQDTDGCPDTITDSSFVDTDNDGIIDKIDFCQTEPETFNGYRDTDGCPDVVLDTTFSDADGDGVPDKSDTCPNQKETFNQFADYDGCPDSVPSFTGKLNDSDRDGIMDIDDACPLEPERYNKFEDTDGCPDIPVYSITADSDQDGIPNNVDQCPTVKETYNKFQDDDGCPDYVADDKTSPDSDGDGIRDYADLCPTRAETFNGFQDDDGCPDNASLIDRDGDGIIDTKDACPTEKETYNKFQDDDGCPDKISSASSSDFDGDGIADLLDKCPLEPEVVNGYQDTDGCPDISILDSDNDGIRDSLDQCPTQPETWNRYIDNDGCPDNPGDLDADFDGILDSTDVCPLVPERYNGFEDTDGCPDFPSYLTDVDSDFDGIVNTLDNCPLVPETYNRFQDTDGCPDYVADDKGMPDSDGDGIHDRIDNCPNQPETFNGILDLDGCPDNYISNIDSDQDGLPDGIDACPMAKETYNKFQDDDGCPDKIIESFVIDSDNDGISDVLDQCPLVAETFNGFEDDDGCPDTNISQPDADGDGVPDIMDMCPTQKETWNKYVDYDGCPDTIPIGKTTIDTDGDRINDDVDKCPNDKETYNKFQDDDGCPDTSPEQSRYKHDDDLDGIVNNYDLCPTVPEDYLGVIDGCPEQ, encoded by the coding sequence ATGGGATTCATATTTTTATTTTTAGCCATAATAATTGGCATTTCCACAAGTCCTGTATTTGCTGCTACTGATGATTTAGATCGTGATGGAGTTACAGATGAGACAGATAGCTGTCCTAATCTTCAAGAGGATTATGATGGTGTAATAGATGGTTGTCCATCTAATTTTGTTCCATGGTATGATGAGGACTTTGATGGAATTCAGGATAATATTGATCAATGTCCAAGTTTGAGAGAAAATTATAATAAATTCCAAGATACTGACGGTTGTCCCGATACTACTCCTGGAACTACTGGAGGACCTCCTGATTCTGATGGTGATGGTTTTATTGATGTTCTAGATTTGTGTCCAACTCAACCTGAAACGTTTAATGGTATCTTTGACACTGACGGTTGTCCTGATACTTTTGGTTCTGGTTCAGATAGAGATAGAGATGGTGTTCCAGATCATTTAGATTCATGTCCACTAAGTGCTGAGACTTACAATAAATTCCAAGATACTGACGGTTGTCCTGATACTATTACTGACTCATCATTTGTTGATACTGACAATGATGGTATAATTGATAAAATTGATTTTTGTCAAACAGAACCTGAAACTTTTAATGGTTATAGAGATACTGACGGCTGTCCTGATGTTGTTTTAGATACTACATTTAGTGATGCAGATGGTGATGGTGTTCCTGACAAATCTGATACATGTCCTAACCAAAAAGAAACATTCAATCAATTTGCTGATTACGATGGCTGTCCTGATTCAGTTCCTTCATTCACAGGAAAACTAAATGATTCCGATCGTGATGGTATTATGGATATAGATGATGCATGCCCATTAGAACCTGAGCGATATAATAAATTTGAAGACACCGATGGTTGTCCAGATATTCCTGTTTATTCGATTACTGCTGATTCAGACCAAGATGGAATTCCAAACAATGTAGATCAATGTCCAACAGTGAAAGAAACTTACAATAAATTCCAAGATGATGACGGATGCCCTGACTATGTTGCAGATGATAAAACATCTCCAGATTCTGATGGTGATGGAATTCGAGATTATGCAGACTTGTGTCCAACTCGTGCTGAAACATTTAATGGATTCCAAGATGACGATGGTTGTCCTGATAATGCATCATTGATTGATAGAGATGGAGATGGAATTATAGATACTAAAGATGCATGTCCAACAGAAAAAGAAACTTACAATAAATTCCAAGACGATGACGGTTGTCCAGATAAAATATCCAGTGCTTCTTCTTCAGATTTTGACGGTGATGGAATTGCTGATCTATTAGATAAATGCCCATTAGAACCTGAAGTTGTTAATGGTTATCAAGACACCGATGGCTGTCCAGACATTTCTATATTGGATTCTGATAATGATGGAATTAGAGATTCCTTAGATCAATGTCCAACTCAACCAGAAACTTGGAATAGATATATCGATAATGACGGTTGTCCTGATAATCCTGGTGATTTAGATGCTGACTTTGATGGAATTTTAGATTCTACTGATGTTTGTCCGCTAGTTCCTGAAAGATATAATGGATTTGAAGATACTGATGGCTGCCCTGATTTCCCATCTTATTTGACAGATGTTGATTCAGACTTTGATGGTATAGTAAATACTCTAGATAATTGTCCACTTGTTCCAGAAACCTACAATAGATTCCAAGACACTGACGGTTGTCCTGACTATGTTGCAGATGATAAAGGTATGCCAGATTCTGATGGTGATGGAATTCATGATCGTATAGATAACTGTCCAAATCAACCAGAAACATTTAATGGAATTTTAGACTTGGATGGTTGCCCTGATAATTATATCTCTAATATTGATTCAGATCAAGATGGATTACCTGATGGAATAGATGCATGTCCAATGGCTAAAGAAACTTACAATAAATTCCAAGACGATGACGGTTGTCCTGACAAAATTATTGAATCATTTGTAATAGATTCTGATAATGATGGAATAAGTGATGTACTTGATCAATGTCCTTTGGTTGCTGAAACCTTTAATGGATTTGAAGACGATGATGGATGTCCTGATACTAACATATCTCAACCTGATGCAGATGGTGACGGTGTTCCTGACATAATGGATATGTGTCCAACACAAAAGGAAACTTGGAATAAGTATGTTGACTATGACGGTTGTCCTGATACTATTCCAATAGGTAAAACCACTATAGATACAGATGGTGATAGAATAAACGACGATGTTGATAAATGTCCTAATGACAAAGAAACTTACAATAAATTCCAAGACGATGACGGTTGTCCTGATACTTCTCCTGAGCAATCACGTTACAAACATGATGATGATTTAGATGGTATTGTGAATAATTACGATTTATGTCCTACAGTGCCAGAAGATTATCTAGGTGTAATTGATGGATGCCCAGAACAATAG
- the twy1 gene encoding 4-demethylwyosine synthase TYW1, protein MSCSGEIVDEEKLIQIKPGILQQLKKAKYGVADHSTVELCHWTKKSFKHEGSCYKHKFYGISTHRCMEFSPAGMHCENRCVYCWRPMEFYDSLKMEPEKVSEPKEILTKLMEERKKLIMGYYGDSRNDKQRLDESLLPSHYAISLSGEPTMYPKLPELIKYLKSLEATKSIFLVTNGQEPDMIQRLQDKDALPTQLYLSTNAADYDSFLKINRPKYDDSWQRWNRTLEMLKHLDTRTVLRITLIRNYNDQKEMIPAFAAMLKQASPHFIEIKSYMHIGRSTNRLEHSNMLEMEEVRRFSEEVAKHSEIFSIMDESLVSRIVILQNNQRSINRWISAYSNTN, encoded by the coding sequence ATGAGTTGTTCTGGAGAAATAGTTGATGAAGAGAAACTAATACAGATCAAACCTGGAATTTTACAGCAATTAAAAAAAGCAAAATACGGTGTTGCAGATCATTCTACAGTAGAGCTTTGTCATTGGACAAAAAAATCATTCAAACATGAAGGAAGTTGTTACAAGCACAAATTTTATGGGATTTCAACTCATAGATGTATGGAATTTTCTCCTGCTGGAATGCATTGTGAAAATCGTTGTGTATATTGTTGGAGACCAATGGAATTTTATGATTCATTAAAGATGGAACCAGAAAAAGTCTCCGAGCCAAAAGAGATACTAACTAAATTAATGGAAGAACGAAAAAAATTGATAATGGGATATTATGGAGATTCAAGAAATGATAAACAAAGATTAGATGAATCATTATTACCAAGTCATTATGCTATTTCACTTTCTGGTGAACCAACAATGTATCCAAAGCTTCCAGAATTAATAAAATATCTAAAGTCATTAGAAGCAACAAAATCAATTTTTCTTGTAACAAATGGACAAGAACCAGACATGATTCAAAGATTGCAAGATAAGGATGCATTACCAACACAGCTGTATCTATCTACTAATGCGGCAGATTATGATTCATTTTTAAAAATTAATAGACCAAAATATGATGATTCTTGGCAGAGATGGAATAGAACATTAGAAATGCTAAAGCACCTAGATACAAGAACTGTACTTCGAATTACGCTCATAAGAAATTACAATGACCAAAAAGAGATGATTCCGGCTTTTGCTGCAATGCTAAAACAAGCTAGTCCACACTTTATTGAAATAAAATCTTACATGCATATTGGTCGTTCAACTAATAGATTAGAACATTCAAACATGTTAGAAATGGAAGAAGTGCGGAGATTTAGTGAAGAAGTAGCAAAACATAGTGAAATATTTTCAATAATGGATGAAAGTCTCGTTTCAAGAATTGTAATATTGCAAAACAATCAAAGATCCATTAATCGTTGGATTTCAGCTTATTCAAATACCAATTAG
- the rdgB gene encoding RdgB/HAM1 family non-canonical purine NTP pyrophosphatase has protein sequence MQQSSDLFFVSSNPHKYQEAKKILESFDINLKFFKYNLEEIQSSSLKEIASKKAIYAFQKCKKPIIIEDDGLFIDSLGGFPGPYSSYVFKTIGNKGILHLLKKNRKAKFISIISYHDNKNCKSFEAKIDGTISKSQNGTGWGYDPIFIPKNFNQTFAQLTTKNDLSHRYKALKKFSNWYLNKLKSND, from the coding sequence ATGCAACAGTCATCTGATCTTTTCTTTGTATCATCAAATCCTCACAAATATCAAGAAGCAAAAAAAATTTTAGAGTCATTTGATATTAATCTTAAATTTTTCAAATACAATCTTGAAGAGATTCAATCTTCTTCTCTCAAAGAAATTGCATCTAAAAAAGCAATATATGCATTTCAAAAATGTAAAAAACCGATAATAATAGAAGACGATGGACTTTTCATAGATTCACTAGGTGGATTTCCTGGACCCTATTCTTCATATGTCTTCAAAACAATTGGTAACAAAGGAATTTTACACCTTTTAAAAAAAAATAGAAAAGCCAAATTCATCTCAATTATTTCTTATCATGATAATAAAAATTGTAAATCATTTGAAGCAAAAATTGATGGAACTATTTCTAAATCACAAAATGGAACGGGGTGGGGTTACGATCCAATTTTTATTCCTAAAAATTTTAATCAAACATTTGCACAGTTAACAACTAAAAATGATTTATCTCATAGATACAAAGCATTAAAAAAATTTTCTAATTGGTATTTGAATAAGCTGAAATCCAACGATTAA
- a CDS encoding KEOPS complex kinase/ATPase Bud32, whose translation MNLLKKGAEADIYLTKWSNLPSILKIRKTKPYRNSVLDTKIRKQRTIKESQTISEVKSFGIPTPLVYFVNLTNSSILMQEIPGIPVHDLPDLKIIKLSKEIGRLVGIMHKNGIMHGDLTTSNFILYKNKVYVIDFGLSQKTIKSEDHAVDLRLIKEILNSAHAKIMESAWKNFISGYKSVVGTITYSKIMHSVSDIESRGRYATVI comes from the coding sequence ATGAATCTACTAAAAAAAGGCGCAGAAGCAGATATCTATCTTACAAAATGGAGTAATTTACCATCAATATTGAAAATAAGAAAGACAAAACCATATCGTAATTCTGTTCTTGATACAAAAATTCGGAAACAAAGAACAATTAAAGAATCTCAAACAATTTCAGAAGTAAAGTCCTTTGGAATCCCAACTCCACTTGTATACTTTGTAAATTTAACAAATTCATCTATTCTAATGCAAGAAATTCCTGGCATACCTGTTCACGATTTACCTGATTTGAAGATAATTAAATTATCCAAGGAAATTGGTAGACTAGTTGGAATTATGCACAAAAACGGTATTATGCATGGTGATTTAACAACCTCAAATTTTATCTTATACAAAAATAAAGTATATGTGATTGATTTTGGTTTATCTCAGAAAACAATCAAATCTGAAGATCATGCTGTAGATTTACGATTAATAAAAGAAATTCTTAACAGCGCACATGCAAAAATCATGGAATCTGCATGGAAAAATTTTATTTCTGGCTACAAATCTGTAGTTGGTACTATAACCTATTCAAAAATTATGCATTCAGTATCTGATATTGAAAGTAGAGGAAGATATGCAACAGTCATCTGA
- the kae1 gene encoding KEOPS complex N(6)-L-threonylcarbamoyladenine synthase Kae1, producing MLGLGVESTAHTFSCAIIEKNGNKGKILSDVRKIYRPPEGEGIHPREASRHHVENSPIALSECLKEAGVKIKDLDIISYAAGPGLGPCLRVGAVVARSLASYYKIPIYPVNHALGHIELGKLLTGAKNPLVLLVSGGHTMLLAFLNKQWRVFGETLDITLGQLLDQFGRSIGFASPCGKNIEDLASSTSNYVLLPYSVKGNDVSFSGLLSASKPIAQKSKADACFSLQETAFAMISEVVERALSFTGKKELLIVGGVAANNRLSEMLQDVCKRHACKFFIAPQKYAGDCGSQICWTGLLESQVKSGVSIEETFVRQSWRLDSVKIDY from the coding sequence ATGCTTGGTCTTGGAGTTGAAAGCACAGCTCACACTTTCTCATGTGCTATAATAGAAAAAAACGGAAATAAAGGAAAAATTTTATCTGATGTTAGAAAAATTTATCGCCCACCTGAGGGCGAAGGAATTCATCCTAGAGAAGCATCAAGGCATCACGTTGAAAATAGCCCCATTGCATTATCTGAATGTCTTAAAGAAGCTGGCGTTAAAATCAAAGATCTTGATATTATTTCATATGCTGCAGGTCCTGGTCTAGGTCCTTGTTTGAGGGTAGGTGCAGTAGTAGCACGTTCTCTTGCATCTTATTATAAAATTCCAATTTATCCTGTTAATCATGCATTAGGACACATTGAATTGGGAAAATTACTTACTGGCGCAAAAAATCCACTAGTTCTTTTAGTTTCTGGTGGTCATACAATGCTTCTTGCATTTCTAAATAAACAATGGAGAGTATTTGGAGAAACATTGGATATTACACTGGGTCAACTACTAGATCAATTTGGAAGATCAATTGGATTTGCATCTCCATGTGGAAAAAATATTGAGGATTTAGCTTCTTCAACTTCTAATTATGTTCTACTTCCATATTCTGTAAAAGGCAACGATGTATCGTTTTCTGGATTATTATCTGCATCAAAACCAATTGCACAAAAAAGTAAAGCTGATGCATGTTTTTCATTACAAGAAACTGCATTTGCAATGATCAGTGAAGTAGTAGAAAGAGCACTATCTTTTACTGGAAAAAAAGAATTGCTAATTGTTGGTGGTGTTGCTGCAAATAATAGATTATCTGAAATGCTACAAGATGTTTGTAAAAGACATGCTTGCAAATTTTTTATTGCACCTCAAAAATATGCAGGTGATTGTGGTAGTCAAATATGTTGGACAGGATTGCTAGAATCTCAAGTAAAAAGTGGTGTTTCTATTGAAGAAACCTTTGTACGACAATCATGGCGATTAGATTCAGTTAAAATAGATTATTGA
- a CDS encoding redox-regulated ATPase YchF: MQIGLLGKANVGKSTFFSAATETPVPIGNFPFTTIQPNVGVAYVKSDCACKHFEIKHQNPLCVNGTRFIPIKLIDVAGLVPGAHEGKGLGNQFLDDARQAEVLIHVVDIAGTTDIQGQPVPIGTHDPIEDVNFVENEFDQWFTDILRREWDKLTREIEQKRAKLTDGIAKRFTGLGIKDYQIQDVLHKLELSSKNPKEWNDSDIQTFVKELRKNTKPFIIAANKADLCKDLDIIKKIPDTIVVPCSAETELLLRKASKSGMIHYESGDEKFSIVENKEILPQQQKALDLVNNVFTKIHSTGIQKILNLAVFDLLKLIVVFPVEDETKLTNKNGDVLPDAKLLPYDSTAKDLAGLIHADIAKGFLHAIDCKTKQRIGGDHKLKNGDVIKIVSTLSRG, encoded by the coding sequence TTGCAAATTGGTTTATTAGGTAAAGCAAATGTTGGAAAATCTACATTTTTTTCAGCTGCTACTGAAACTCCTGTTCCTATAGGTAACTTTCCATTTACAACAATTCAACCAAATGTTGGTGTTGCCTATGTAAAATCTGATTGCGCCTGTAAACATTTTGAAATTAAACATCAAAACCCCCTATGTGTAAATGGAACTCGTTTTATCCCCATAAAACTAATTGATGTGGCCGGATTAGTTCCTGGGGCACATGAAGGAAAAGGTTTAGGAAACCAATTTCTTGATGATGCAAGGCAAGCTGAAGTCTTGATACACGTTGTTGATATTGCTGGAACAACTGACATTCAAGGTCAACCAGTTCCTATCGGTACACATGATCCTATAGAAGACGTTAATTTTGTTGAAAATGAATTTGATCAGTGGTTTACAGATATTCTTAGAAGGGAATGGGATAAACTTACTAGGGAAATAGAACAAAAAAGAGCAAAACTCACTGATGGAATTGCAAAACGGTTTACTGGTTTAGGAATTAAAGATTACCAAATACAAGATGTTTTACATAAACTAGAACTTAGCTCAAAAAATCCTAAAGAATGGAACGATTCTGACATTCAAACTTTTGTTAAGGAATTAAGAAAAAACACAAAACCGTTTATCATTGCAGCAAATAAAGCAGACCTTTGTAAAGATCTTGATATAATCAAAAAAATTCCTGATACGATTGTAGTTCCCTGTAGCGCTGAAACTGAATTATTATTGCGAAAAGCTTCTAAATCAGGAATGATACATTATGAATCAGGCGATGAAAAATTTTCTATAGTTGAAAATAAGGAAATATTACCACAACAACAAAAGGCTCTAGATCTAGTAAACAATGTTTTTACAAAAATCCATTCAACAGGAATTCAAAAAATTTTAAATCTAGCAGTGTTTGATTTGTTGAAACTCATTGTTGTTTTTCCTGTAGAGGATGAAACAAAATTAACTAACAAAAATGGTGATGTTTTACCTGATGCAAAATTATTGCCATATGATTCCACTGCAAAAGACTTGGCAGGTTTAATTCATGCTGATATTGCAAAGGGATTTTTACATGCAATTGATTGTAAAACAAAACAAAGAATCGGCGGTGATCATAAATTGAAAAATGGAGATGTGATCAAAATTGTTTCAACATTAAGTAGGGGATAA
- a CDS encoding adenylate kinase family protein codes for MSIVITGNPGVGKHTIANEIAKRLELQILDINNIAKDFGLFERDEDTNDVDTVELKKIINKKISKPSLIVGHLAPYVLSSEQIKKIIVLRRNPYDLISVYKKREYSDKKTKENTGSEILGIIAHDAINQFGVKVFQVDVTAKSVLEVTDKVMSVINDEDSSEDVDWLDLVAKHDDLKKFFAY; via the coding sequence ATGTCAATAGTAATTACTGGAAATCCTGGAGTGGGGAAGCATACTATAGCCAATGAAATTGCCAAGCGGTTAGAATTACAGATATTAGACATAAACAATATCGCTAAAGATTTTGGATTATTTGAAAGAGATGAAGATACAAATGACGTGGATACAGTAGAATTAAAAAAAATAATTAACAAGAAAATTTCAAAACCATCTTTAATTGTTGGACATTTAGCACCATATGTTTTATCATCAGAGCAAATAAAGAAAATTATCGTATTGAGAAGAAATCCATATGATTTGATTTCAGTTTATAAAAAAAGAGAGTACTCAGATAAAAAAACTAAAGAAAATACAGGTAGTGAAATTTTAGGAATAATAGCACATGATGCAATAAATCAATTTGGAGTAAAGGTATTTCAGGTGGATGTTACAGCAAAGAGTGTTTTAGAGGTGACAGATAAGGTGATGAGTGTTATCAACGATGAAGATTCAAGTGAAGATGTTGATTGGCTTGATTTAGTAGCAAAACATGACGATTTGAAAAAATTTTTTGCTTATTGA
- the tgtA gene encoding tRNA guanosine(15) transglycosylase TgtA: MFEILKSDLAGRIGVIHTNHGKIETPAYVPVIHPVKQTIPAKKIKEIGFDLVITNAYITRNNYGDEAIKKGIHNIINFDGAIMTDSGGYQVLEYGDVKVLPPEMAEFERKILTDFAIPLDKPTGYGLPWKKAESYVNHTLKVSKKTLEDSENNGQIWIGPIQGGEHFDLVAKSTKGLVDMGFQMLALGSPVEFMESYEYKLLAQMIVTAKKQIPHSIPLHLFGAGHPLTIPFAVALGCDTFDSASYMLYAKQERYITDDGTRNLSDISVFPCNCEVCSKYTPDELRQLEIHEKINEIALHNLYSIKNEVDKVKQTIHEGRLWEYVLKKARAHPKLFEMIDIFTENSNYFETSTPKFKEKAIFLYGKEDQYRPEVQSYHKTVRKFKSKKKTLIITKESNTKPAYLSHEYFSLKQKFKEMKNIQVCQYSPHLGLIPLEISDVFPASHHETSRLKFNPAEFPTFENTWNVFFKNNQFSEIYFDKTDEFLKYYIKMLPKDIKKISKRNLLFK; this comes from the coding sequence TTGTTTGAGATTTTAAAAAGCGATTTGGCTGGAAGAATTGGTGTTATTCATACAAATCATGGAAAAATTGAAACTCCTGCTTATGTCCCAGTAATTCATCCTGTAAAACAGACTATTCCAGCTAAGAAAATTAAAGAGATTGGTTTTGATCTAGTAATTACAAATGCATACATCACCAGAAACAATTACGGTGACGAAGCCATAAAAAAAGGAATTCATAATATAATAAATTTTGACGGCGCAATAATGACAGACTCTGGAGGTTATCAGGTTTTAGAGTATGGCGATGTCAAAGTTTTACCACCAGAGATGGCAGAATTTGAAAGAAAGATACTTACAGATTTTGCAATTCCGCTGGATAAACCAACAGGTTACGGACTACCATGGAAAAAAGCTGAATCATATGTCAACCATACTCTCAAAGTCTCAAAGAAGACGCTTGAAGACAGTGAAAATAATGGCCAGATCTGGATTGGACCAATTCAGGGTGGAGAACATTTTGATCTGGTAGCCAAATCAACTAAAGGTTTAGTCGATATGGGTTTTCAAATGCTAGCTTTAGGTAGTCCAGTTGAATTTATGGAATCATATGAATACAAATTGTTAGCACAGATGATTGTAACTGCAAAAAAACAGATTCCGCATTCCATTCCCTTACATCTGTTTGGTGCAGGACACCCATTAACTATACCATTTGCAGTTGCATTAGGTTGTGATACTTTTGATTCTGCATCTTACATGTTATATGCTAAACAAGAAAGGTACATCACAGATGATGGCACAAGAAATCTTTCAGATATTTCGGTATTTCCATGTAACTGTGAAGTCTGCTCAAAGTATACCCCTGATGAGTTACGTCAATTAGAAATTCATGAAAAAATTAATGAAATTGCGCTACACAACCTTTATTCAATAAAAAACGAAGTAGATAAAGTAAAACAGACAATCCATGAAGGAAGATTATGGGAATATGTCTTAAAAAAAGCAAGAGCACATCCAAAGTTATTTGAGATGATTGATATTTTTACTGAAAATTCAAATTACTTTGAAACATCAACGCCAAAATTCAAAGAAAAAGCCATTTTCCTTTATGGGAAAGAGGATCAGTATCGTCCAGAAGTTCAGTCATACCATAAAACGGTTAGAAAATTCAAGTCAAAGAAAAAAACTTTAATCATAACCAAAGAATCCAATACAAAACCAGCATACTTATCGCATGAGTATTTCTCACTAAAACAAAAGTTCAAAGAGATGAAAAATATTCAAGTTTGCCAATACAGTCCACATTTAGGATTAATCCCACTAGAAATTTCAGATGTCTTTCCTGCATCACATCACGAAACTTCAAGATTAAAATTCAACCCCGCAGAGTTTCCAACTTTTGAAAACACCTGGAATGTATTTTTTAAAAATAATCAATTTTCAGAAATTTATTTTGATAAGACTGATGAATTTTTGAAGTACTATATCAAAATGCTTCCAAAAGATATCAAAAAGATATCAAAAAGAAATCTATTGTTTAAATAA
- a CDS encoding ATP-binding protein, which produces MPIAILPDIDEQRCIGCALCVEICTTLGPDVLRVKPVEGWKRGKAFVFYPERCISDGACIGVCPTKSIFWMRPMNYTAGQPVPLHKNGIFIKGWAEDAAL; this is translated from the coding sequence ATGCCAATAGCAATACTTCCAGACATTGATGAACAAAGATGTATCGGATGCGCACTATGTGTAGAAATCTGTACAACTCTTGGTCCTGATGTCCTTAGAGTAAAACCTGTTGAAGGCTGGAAGAGAGGTAAAGCATTTGTATTTTATCCAGAAAGATGTATTTCTGATGGTGCATGCATCGGTGTATGCCCAACAAAATCAATCTTTTGGATGAGACCAATGAATTACACAGCTGGACAACCAGTACCTCTTCACAAAAACGGTATCTTCATCAAAGGTTGGGCAGAAGACGCTGCACTATAA
- a CDS encoding MBL fold metallo-hydrolase, whose translation MEVKVLGAANEVGRSGFLVSCNGTNLLLDYGVLFGKRGSPPEYPLHVKPKDLDAIIITHAHLDHSGNVPSLFVSGNTDVYATPPTFDLTRLLIEDMLKITKDAQPFGQPELNNMMRNAKEIGFRQKITKGNATFELRETGHVIGGGSVLVESQKKRLFYTGDIKTHGSRMLREADLDVGDIDLLIIESTYSQTEQKPRKESEKELIEFANEVMDRKGVLFIPSFSVERSQEMACILRSSNFKHKIIMDGMALKVNEIMFNHPEYLRDPKVFADAINESVAIRDHEKRKHALDEPCVVISPAGMLVGGNATYYLQELSFNSNNGIALVSYQGEGTPGKKLLDTGKVSTRGKDLRVAAEVKQFEFSGHADRNELFEIIEKIKGNPKVLTVHGDSESCKKFAQEIHEKFGFDTHAPDVNEIITI comes from the coding sequence TTGGAGGTTAAAGTTTTAGGAGCAGCCAATGAAGTAGGGCGTTCAGGTTTTTTGGTAAGTTGTAATGGAACAAATCTATTATTAGATTATGGAGTATTGTTTGGAAAACGTGGATCGCCACCAGAATATCCACTTCATGTAAAACCAAAAGATCTTGATGCAATTATCATTACTCATGCTCACCTTGATCATTCAGGAAATGTTCCATCATTATTTGTCAGTGGCAATACAGACGTTTATGCAACACCACCTACTTTTGATTTAACAAGATTACTCATAGAAGATATGCTGAAAATTACAAAAGATGCCCAGCCATTCGGACAGCCTGAATTAAACAATATGATGCGAAATGCAAAAGAGATAGGATTTAGACAAAAAATTACTAAAGGCAATGCAACTTTTGAATTAAGAGAGACAGGACATGTAATTGGAGGAGGTTCTGTATTAGTAGAATCTCAGAAGAAACGGCTTTTCTATACGGGTGATATCAAAACACATGGTTCAAGAATGCTTCGTGAAGCAGATTTGGATGTAGGAGATATTGATCTTTTAATCATTGAAAGCACATATTCACAAACAGAACAAAAACCTAGAAAAGAATCTGAGAAAGAATTAATTGAATTTGCAAATGAGGTTATGGATAGAAAAGGAGTATTATTTATCCCATCATTTTCAGTTGAACGTTCTCAAGAAATGGCATGTATTTTAAGAAGTTCAAACTTTAAACACAAAATCATAATGGATGGAATGGCACTAAAAGTAAATGAAATAATGTTTAATCATCCAGAATATCTAAGAGATCCAAAAGTGTTTGCAGATGCAATCAATGAATCAGTTGCAATAAGAGATCATGAAAAAAGAAAGCATGCTTTGGATGAACCATGTGTTGTTATTTCACCTGCTGGAATGCTAGTAGGAGGTAATGCAACATATTATTTGCAAGAGCTTTCATTTAACAGCAACAACGGAATTGCACTTGTATCATACCAAGGTGAAGGAACTCCTGGGAAAAAATTACTAGATACAGGAAAAGTATCCACCCGAGGAAAAGATCTAAGAGTTGCTGCAGAGGTAAAACAATTTGAATTTTCAGGTCATGCAGATCGAAATGAACTTTTTGAAATAATTGAAAAAATCAAAGGTAATCCTAAAGTCTTAACAGTTCACGGAGACTCTGAATCATGTAAAAAATTTGCTCAGGAAATTCATGAGAAATTTGGTTTTGATACACATGCTCCAGATGTAAATGAGATAATTACTATCTGA